In Kitasatospora gansuensis, a genomic segment contains:
- a CDS encoding ABC transporter substrate-binding protein has protein sequence MRTEMNRRTFVSAAVSVAGAAAMTPLLSACGGGADRKTGANTEAGLKSALPAYVPSTSGKPEIPSVAGGPDAATDPAYLSYPSAPVTTVSGVPGKGGSYTAVTPLWGTAPPAGNAFYQAMNKALGVELTMKPADGNNYSTIVPTMTAAKKLPDWIQLPSWWNPNFNLGGLAGTQLADLTPYLSGDKIKKYPNLAAIPTGAWQVGVWGDKLYGIPCFSSKFVVAGTTFYRRDILEGRGIKAEQVKSADDLLSLGKELTDAKRGVWAFGDLWTYLYTAWGAPLKWKVDNGKLVHLFETQEFLEALDWHNRLAASGYVHPDSLAGDGANAITRFYSGKVLIDGGGTGVWKLSDHQAGTAADPNYRRGAFNVFAADGKSKPVVYMGASTAILSYLNADLKPAQIEELLSVANYLAAPYGSAEYTMANFGVEGVHHTRVNGVPTFTDEGQKAVQSQTFPFLASPSAVISNPGGDIVTKDLAAWQADNVQALTKPPFWGMNISMPQAMATAEAAQAVSDTVQDCYRGKKKVSEVQEAVASWRSSSGDRLKGWMTENVLNKYGTGQ, from the coding sequence ATGAGAACCGAGATGAACCGCAGGACCTTCGTCAGTGCCGCTGTTTCGGTGGCGGGGGCCGCCGCGATGACGCCGCTGCTCTCCGCCTGTGGCGGAGGTGCGGACCGGAAGACCGGTGCGAACACCGAGGCGGGCCTCAAGTCGGCCCTGCCGGCCTATGTGCCCAGCACCTCCGGCAAGCCGGAGATCCCCTCCGTGGCCGGTGGCCCCGACGCGGCGACCGACCCCGCGTACCTCAGCTACCCGTCCGCCCCGGTCACCACGGTCTCCGGCGTCCCGGGCAAGGGCGGCAGCTACACGGCGGTCACGCCGCTGTGGGGGACCGCCCCGCCGGCCGGCAACGCCTTCTACCAGGCCATGAACAAGGCACTGGGCGTCGAGCTGACGATGAAGCCGGCGGACGGCAACAACTACTCCACCATCGTCCCGACCATGACGGCCGCCAAGAAGCTGCCGGACTGGATTCAGCTGCCGAGCTGGTGGAACCCCAACTTCAACCTCGGGGGGCTGGCCGGGACCCAGCTCGCGGACCTGACCCCCTACCTGTCCGGCGACAAGATCAAGAAGTACCCGAACCTGGCCGCGATACCCACCGGCGCCTGGCAGGTCGGCGTGTGGGGCGACAAGCTGTACGGCATCCCGTGCTTCTCGAGCAAGTTCGTCGTCGCGGGCACCACCTTCTACCGCCGGGACATCCTGGAGGGGCGCGGGATCAAGGCCGAGCAGGTCAAGTCCGCCGACGACCTGCTGAGCCTCGGCAAGGAGCTGACCGACGCCAAGCGCGGCGTCTGGGCCTTCGGCGACCTGTGGACCTACCTGTACACGGCCTGGGGTGCCCCGCTCAAGTGGAAGGTGGACAACGGCAAGCTGGTCCACCTGTTCGAGACCCAGGAGTTCCTGGAGGCTCTCGACTGGCACAACCGGTTGGCCGCCTCCGGGTACGTGCACCCGGACTCGCTGGCCGGTGACGGCGCGAACGCCATCACCCGCTTCTACAGCGGAAAGGTGCTCATCGACGGCGGCGGCACGGGTGTCTGGAAGCTGAGCGACCATCAGGCCGGCACCGCCGCGGACCCGAACTACCGGCGTGGCGCCTTCAACGTCTTCGCCGCCGACGGCAAGAGCAAGCCGGTGGTCTACATGGGTGCTTCGACCGCCATACTCAGCTACCTGAACGCCGATCTGAAGCCCGCCCAGATCGAGGAGCTGCTCTCGGTCGCCAACTACCTGGCTGCGCCCTACGGTTCGGCCGAGTACACGATGGCCAACTTCGGCGTCGAGGGCGTTCACCACACCCGGGTGAACGGCGTTCCCACCTTCACCGACGAGGGCCAGAAGGCGGTCCAGAGCCAGACCTTCCCGTTCCTGGCCTCCCCGTCGGCCGTGATCAGCAACCCGGGCGGCGACATCGTCACCAAGGACCTGGCGGCCTGGCAGGCCGACAACGTCCAGGCCCTCACCAAGCCGCCCTTCTGGGGCATGAACATCAGCATGCCGCAGGCGATGGCCACGGCCGAGGCCGCCCAGGCCGTGTCGGACACCGTCCAGGACTGCTACCGGGGCAAGAAGAAGGTCTCGGAGGTGCAGGAAGCGGTGGCGAGTTGGCGGTCGAGTAGCGGGGACCGGCTCAAGGGGTGGATGACCGAGAACGTCCTGAACAAGTACGGCACGGGCCAGTGA
- a CDS encoding ABC transporter permease: MSTAQPERTGAPEGLSLRHRLRRDRSLILMTVPAVVLLLVFNYLPLFGLATAFQEYDPLVGVWQSEWVGFDQFSRLLGDAMFWHAMTNTLYLSFVQLILFFPIPIALAMLLNTVLSERTRNFIQSVVYLPHFFSWVLAITIFQQMLGGAGALNQFLRQQDIGTWDIMTNPDTFALLVTSQSIWKEAGWGIIVFLAALSAINTELYEAAAADGAGRFRRMWHITLPGLRGVIVLMLVLRLGNALSVGFEQFLIQRNAVGHDAADVLDTFSFYYGIATGDYSYGAAAGLFKSVISLLLIWGANRLAHAFGDDGLYRK, from the coding sequence GTGAGCACCGCGCAGCCGGAGCGCACCGGCGCACCGGAAGGCCTGAGCCTGCGGCACCGGCTGCGCCGCGACCGTTCGTTGATCCTGATGACGGTGCCCGCGGTCGTCCTGCTGCTGGTGTTCAACTACCTCCCGCTGTTCGGCCTGGCCACCGCGTTCCAGGAGTACGACCCGCTGGTGGGGGTCTGGCAGAGCGAGTGGGTCGGGTTCGACCAGTTCAGCCGGCTCCTCGGCGACGCGATGTTCTGGCACGCGATGACGAACACGCTGTACCTGAGCTTCGTCCAGCTGATCCTCTTCTTCCCGATCCCGATCGCGCTGGCCATGCTGCTCAACACGGTGCTCAGCGAGCGGACGCGCAACTTCATCCAGTCCGTCGTCTACCTGCCGCACTTCTTCTCGTGGGTGCTCGCCATCACGATCTTCCAGCAGATGCTGGGCGGTGCGGGCGCGCTCAACCAGTTCCTCCGTCAGCAGGACATCGGTACCTGGGACATCATGACCAACCCGGACACCTTCGCCCTGCTGGTCACCTCCCAGTCGATCTGGAAGGAGGCGGGCTGGGGGATCATCGTCTTCCTCGCCGCGCTCAGCGCGATCAACACCGAGCTGTACGAGGCCGCTGCGGCGGACGGCGCGGGACGGTTCCGGCGGATGTGGCACATCACGCTTCCGGGCCTGCGCGGGGTGATCGTGCTGATGCTGGTGCTGCGCCTGGGCAACGCGCTCTCGGTCGGCTTCGAGCAGTTCCTGATCCAACGGAACGCCGTCGGGCACGACGCGGCTGACGTTCTGGACACCTTCTCCTTCTACTACGGCATCGCCACCGGCGACTACAGCTACGGCGCGGCGGCCGGGCTCTTCAAGAGCGTGATCTCGCTGCTGCTCATCTGGGGTGCCAACCGGCTGGCGCATGCCTTCGGCGACGACGGGTTGTACCGCAAATGA
- a CDS encoding carbohydrate ABC transporter permease: MTNVLTIGRTGGKRDTETRAARRRARAARPPWEEPPTTAGQAAKGMTLGAMLAVVLVPLWIVVLTSFSTPGAVNRAGGLVIWPDGLTTEAYRQMLSDSTVLTALTVSLGITVVGTAVSMAVSILCAYGLSRPRSLGHRSVLVLLIVTMFVSGGLIPTFLVVTGLGGYGQWWALILPGAVSVFNILVLRAFYSDTSSELIDAARMDGAGEWRILWSVVLPTSRAVTAVTALFYAVGYWNSFFNVMLYLPTDAEKWPLQYVLLTYVNRGNGLPGSVNAGFGSIQAQTAPLSLQMAVVVLTLVPLLLVYPFVQKHLRTGVLTGAIKG, encoded by the coding sequence ATGACCAACGTACTCACCATCGGACGCACGGGCGGGAAGCGCGACACGGAGACGAGGGCCGCCCGACGCCGGGCCAGGGCCGCCCGCCCGCCCTGGGAGGAGCCGCCGACCACGGCCGGCCAGGCGGCCAAGGGGATGACCCTCGGTGCGATGCTCGCCGTCGTCCTGGTCCCGCTCTGGATCGTCGTGCTGACCAGCTTCTCCACCCCGGGGGCCGTCAACCGGGCCGGCGGCCTGGTGATCTGGCCCGACGGGCTGACCACCGAGGCCTACCGCCAGATGCTGAGCGACTCCACCGTGCTCACCGCGCTGACGGTGAGCCTGGGCATCACGGTGGTCGGCACGGCGGTGTCGATGGCCGTCTCGATCCTGTGCGCCTACGGCCTGTCCCGGCCCAGGTCGCTCGGCCACCGCTCCGTCCTGGTGCTGCTGATCGTCACGATGTTCGTGAGCGGCGGCCTCATCCCGACCTTCCTGGTGGTCACCGGGCTCGGCGGCTACGGCCAGTGGTGGGCGCTGATCCTGCCGGGCGCGGTCTCCGTCTTCAACATCCTGGTGCTGCGCGCCTTCTACTCCGACACCTCCTCCGAGCTGATCGACGCGGCCCGGATGGACGGCGCGGGGGAGTGGCGCATCCTGTGGTCCGTCGTCCTGCCGACCTCACGGGCCGTCACCGCCGTGACCGCGCTCTTCTACGCGGTGGGCTACTGGAACTCGTTCTTCAACGTCATGCTCTACCTGCCGACGGACGCCGAGAAGTGGCCGCTCCAGTACGTCCTGCTCACCTACGTCAACCGGGGCAACGGACTGCCAGGCTCCGTCAACGCGGGCTTCGGCAGCATCCAGGCCCAGACCGCGCCGCTGTCGCTGCAGATGGCGGTCGTGGTCCTCACCCTGGTGCCGCTGTTGCTCGTGTACCCGTTCGTGCAGAAGCACCTGCGCACCGGTGTGCTCACCGGCGCGATCAAGGGCTGA
- a CDS encoding LacI family DNA-binding transcriptional regulator — protein MSSRPVTLADVARHAGVSASTVSYALSGKRPILDETRGRVERAVRELGYHPNTSARALAGKRSHMVALVVPLNTDVYVPTMTEIAISVTVTARQHGYNILLMTNDEGPEEVRRIAAGGLADGVILMDIRVGDERIPALRAQGIPTVLIGWPDDPAGLSCVDHDFPTMGALCADHLADLGHRDIAFVGYARAVYERHAGYAVRTLHGFRERAERRGLRFVHRPCEGTYESTAGTVARILADRPDTTGFVVQNEGAIGPLLDLLRASGRTVPEDASVIAICPESLAEQYTPRLTAVTGPKRELGQVAFEQIMARITAATEGAQPEDELRLLVPDLVIRESTAPAPGRGARP, from the coding sequence ATGTCCAGCAGACCCGTCACGCTCGCCGACGTGGCCAGGCACGCCGGCGTCTCGGCAAGCACCGTCAGCTACGCGCTGAGCGGGAAGCGCCCGATCCTGGACGAGACCCGCGGCCGCGTCGAGCGGGCCGTCCGGGAGCTCGGCTACCACCCCAACACCAGCGCCCGGGCCCTGGCCGGCAAGCGTTCGCACATGGTCGCCCTGGTGGTGCCGCTTAACACCGACGTGTACGTGCCGACGATGACGGAGATCGCCATCTCCGTCACCGTGACGGCCCGTCAGCACGGCTACAACATCCTGCTGATGACCAATGACGAAGGCCCCGAGGAGGTGCGGCGGATCGCCGCCGGCGGACTCGCCGACGGGGTGATCCTGATGGACATCAGGGTGGGGGACGAACGCATCCCGGCCCTGCGCGCCCAGGGCATACCGACCGTGCTCATCGGCTGGCCCGACGACCCGGCCGGACTCTCCTGCGTCGACCACGACTTCCCCACCATGGGCGCGCTCTGCGCGGACCACCTGGCCGACCTCGGCCACCGGGACATCGCCTTCGTCGGCTACGCCAGGGCCGTCTACGAGCGGCACGCGGGCTACGCCGTGCGCACCCTGCACGGCTTCCGCGAGCGCGCGGAGCGGCGTGGCCTGCGCTTCGTGCACCGGCCGTGCGAGGGCACGTACGAGAGCACGGCGGGCACCGTGGCCAGGATCCTCGCCGACCGTCCGGACACCACCGGGTTCGTGGTGCAGAACGAGGGCGCGATCGGCCCGCTGCTCGACCTGCTGCGCGCCAGCGGGCGGACCGTCCCGGAGGACGCCTCGGTGATCGCCATCTGCCCCGAGTCGCTGGCGGAGCAGTACACGCCCCGGCTCACGGCCGTGACAGGACCGAAGCGGGAACTCGGGCAGGTCGCCTTCGAACAGATCATGGCCAGGATCACGGCGGCCACCGAGGGCGCGCAGCCCGAGGACGAACTGCGGCTGCTGGTACCGGACCTGGTGATCCGCGAGAGCACCGCGCCGGCCCCGGGCCGCGGCGCCCGCCCCTGA
- a CDS encoding beta-galactosidase, translated as MTARQLTDRLGALAFGGDYNPEQWGEEVWKQDDELMRTARVNLVTVGVFSWALLEPDEGRYEFGWLDEQLDRLQANGVAVDLATPTASPPPWFTLAHPDALPAGPDGTRLTHGSRDTYCLAAPAYRRAARRIATALAERYGDHPALALWHVHNEYATLCWCDHTAAAFRVWLRARHGSLDALNDAWGTAFWSQRYGSWEQIQPPRATQWHHNPGQALDFRRFWSDETLAAYREQRDAIRAHSDRPVTTNLMLPGYQNLDLWAFGREVDLVAIDHYPTAPGVDAAADTAFGGDRARSFGGGAPWLLMEQGTNTVYAGDRVLPKEPGEILRHTLGHIARGSEGALFFQWRQSRAGSEQWHSAMVPHAGPDSRIFREVTEVGEAVARLGELAGSTVRAEVAVLHDSDAWWALQSDGLPSAELDYHATLRRAHRALWDAGVTVDFAHPEHDLSRYQLVVAPALFLLTDAGAANLRRYVADGGTLLVQHSGGSVDERMHARLGGYPVAPLREALGVRVEEHRPLRREEATALSDGSHGTAWSELLRTEGAEVVAAYTDGVLGGGPALTRHGFGAGAGWYLSTRLDDSGYAALVARLLTEAAVQPELPGLPSGVEAVTRHAADGRRWHVLINHRTEAVALPEPAHDLLTDGPVHRLSPGGCAVLRAH; from the coding sequence ATGACGGCACGTCAGCTCACCGACCGCCTCGGTGCGCTCGCCTTCGGCGGCGACTACAACCCGGAGCAGTGGGGCGAGGAGGTGTGGAAGCAGGACGACGAGCTGATGCGCACGGCCCGGGTGAACCTGGTCACCGTCGGCGTCTTCTCCTGGGCGCTGCTGGAGCCGGACGAGGGGCGCTACGAATTCGGCTGGCTGGACGAGCAGTTGGACCGCCTGCAGGCCAACGGGGTCGCCGTCGACCTGGCCACCCCGACCGCCTCCCCGCCGCCCTGGTTCACCCTGGCCCACCCCGACGCCCTGCCGGCCGGCCCCGACGGCACCCGGCTGACCCACGGCAGCCGGGACACCTACTGCCTGGCCGCCCCCGCCTACCGCCGGGCCGCCCGCCGGATCGCCACGGCACTCGCTGAACGCTACGGCGACCACCCGGCGCTGGCCCTGTGGCACGTGCACAACGAGTACGCGACGCTCTGCTGGTGCGACCACACCGCGGCCGCCTTCCGGGTCTGGCTGCGCGCCCGGCACGGCTCGCTCGACGCGCTCAACGACGCCTGGGGCACGGCGTTCTGGAGCCAGCGGTACGGCTCCTGGGAGCAGATCCAGCCGCCCCGGGCCACCCAGTGGCACCACAACCCCGGCCAGGCGCTGGACTTCCGCCGGTTCTGGTCGGACGAGACCCTGGCCGCCTACCGCGAGCAGCGCGACGCGATCCGCGCCCACAGCGACCGGCCGGTGACCACCAACCTGATGCTGCCCGGCTACCAGAACCTGGACCTGTGGGCCTTCGGCCGCGAGGTCGACCTGGTGGCCATCGACCACTACCCCACCGCGCCCGGGGTGGACGCCGCCGCCGACACCGCGTTCGGCGGTGACCGGGCCCGCTCCTTCGGCGGCGGCGCGCCCTGGCTGCTGATGGAGCAGGGCACCAACACCGTCTACGCGGGTGACCGCGTCCTCCCCAAGGAACCGGGCGAGATCCTCCGGCACACCCTGGGTCACATCGCCCGGGGCTCGGAGGGCGCGCTGTTCTTCCAGTGGCGCCAGTCCCGGGCGGGCTCCGAGCAGTGGCACTCGGCGATGGTCCCGCACGCCGGGCCGGACAGCCGGATCTTCCGCGAGGTCACCGAGGTCGGTGAGGCGGTCGCCCGGCTCGGCGAGCTGGCGGGCTCCACCGTCCGGGCCGAGGTCGCCGTCCTGCACGACTCCGACGCCTGGTGGGCGCTGCAGTCCGACGGGCTGCCGTCGGCCGAACTCGACTACCACGCCACCCTGCGCCGGGCCCACCGGGCGCTGTGGGACGCGGGTGTCACGGTCGACTTCGCCCACCCCGAACACGACCTGAGCCGGTATCAACTGGTCGTCGCCCCAGCCCTGTTCCTGCTCACCGACGCGGGTGCGGCGAACCTGCGCCGGTACGTCGCCGACGGCGGCACGCTGCTGGTCCAGCACTCCGGCGGCTCCGTCGACGAGCGGATGCACGCCCGGCTCGGTGGTTACCCGGTCGCGCCGCTGCGCGAGGCGCTGGGCGTCCGGGTCGAGGAGCACCGCCCGCTGCGGCGCGAGGAGGCGACCGCCCTGTCCGACGGCTCGCACGGCACCGCCTGGAGCGAGCTGCTGCGCACCGAGGGGGCCGAGGTGGTCGCCGCCTACACCGACGGCGTGCTCGGCGGCGGCCCGGCGCTCACCCGGCACGGATTCGGCGCCGGGGCCGGCTGGTACCTCTCCACCCGCCTGGACGACAGCGGCTACGCCGCCCTGGTCGCCCGGCTGCTCACCGAGGCGGCGGTGCAGCCGGAGCTGCCGGGCCTGCCGTCCGGGGTGGAAGCCGTCACCCGCCACGCCGCCGACGGCCGCCGCTGGCACGTGCTGATCAACCACCGTACCGAGGCCGTCGCACTGCCGGAGCCCGCTCACGACCTGCTGACGGACGGCCCCGTGCACCGGTTGTCGCCCGGCGGCTGCGCGGTCCTGCGCGCCCACTGA
- a CDS encoding glycoside hydrolase family 43 protein, which produces MSGHLAGSTVPNPVIPGFHPDPSICRVGDDYYLVCSSFEYFPGIPVFHSRDLVNWTQLGNALDRPSQLRLPREMPSSAGIYAPTLRHHDGRFWLIVTNVGDSGNMLFTATDPAGPWSDPVRLPGVPGIDPDLAWDEDGTCWCTVAGISQVRLDPYTGETLGEPERTWSGTGGQAPEAPHLYRIGEYWYLLIAEGGTERGHGVSIARGRTPTGPFESCPANPVLTHRSTNHPIQNTGHADLVQAPDGSWWMVLLGVRPRGGTPGWHVIGRETFLAPVEWVDDWPVVGPLTPELPAPAWPLIPATGLPVRDDFDHAELQPCWISVRERPAQLVTTKERSGWLTLHAAGASLDEPDPVFVGRRQQHLDCSVRTLIDPAEGRGGLAVRLDERHHYEIEAVDGRVTVFARIGPLRTEVASILVPAGPVVLGVEIGPHPPEDSRTAPDLLSFGVELPDGGFTPLASLDGRYLSTEVAGGFTGRVIGMYAAAGTVHFDWFDYEPTSAS; this is translated from the coding sequence GTGTCAGGCCACCTGGCGGGCAGCACCGTCCCCAATCCCGTGATCCCCGGCTTCCACCCCGACCCGAGCATCTGCCGGGTCGGCGACGACTACTACCTGGTGTGCTCGAGCTTCGAGTACTTCCCCGGGATCCCCGTCTTCCACAGCCGCGACCTGGTCAACTGGACGCAGCTCGGCAACGCCCTGGACCGGCCGAGCCAGCTGCGCCTGCCGCGGGAGATGCCGTCCTCGGCCGGCATCTACGCACCGACGCTGCGCCACCACGACGGCCGGTTCTGGCTGATCGTCACCAACGTCGGCGACAGCGGCAACATGCTCTTCACCGCCACCGACCCGGCCGGCCCGTGGTCCGACCCGGTCCGGCTGCCCGGGGTGCCCGGCATCGACCCGGACCTGGCCTGGGACGAGGACGGCACCTGCTGGTGCACCGTAGCGGGCATCTCGCAGGTCCGGCTCGACCCGTACACCGGCGAGACCCTCGGCGAGCCGGAGCGGACTTGGTCCGGCACCGGCGGCCAGGCGCCCGAGGCGCCGCACCTGTACCGGATCGGCGAGTACTGGTACCTGCTGATCGCCGAGGGCGGCACCGAGCGTGGCCACGGCGTGTCGATCGCCCGCGGCCGTACGCCCACCGGCCCGTTCGAGTCGTGCCCGGCGAATCCGGTCCTGACCCACCGCAGCACCAACCACCCGATCCAGAACACCGGCCACGCGGACCTGGTGCAGGCGCCCGACGGCAGTTGGTGGATGGTGCTGCTCGGCGTCCGGCCGCGCGGTGGCACCCCCGGCTGGCACGTGATCGGCCGGGAGACCTTCCTCGCGCCGGTCGAGTGGGTCGACGACTGGCCGGTGGTCGGCCCGCTCACCCCCGAACTGCCCGCGCCCGCCTGGCCGTTGATCCCCGCCACCGGGCTGCCGGTCCGGGACGACTTCGACCACGCCGAGCTCCAGCCCTGCTGGATCTCGGTGCGCGAGCGCCCGGCGCAGCTGGTCACCACCAAGGAACGCTCCGGCTGGCTCACCCTGCACGCGGCCGGCGCCTCGCTGGACGAGCCCGACCCGGTCTTCGTCGGCCGCCGCCAGCAGCACCTGGACTGCTCGGTGCGCACCCTGATCGACCCCGCCGAGGGCCGTGGCGGCCTGGCCGTCCGGCTGGACGAGCGGCACCACTACGAGATCGAGGCCGTCGACGGCCGGGTGACGGTGTTCGCCCGGATCGGCCCGCTGCGCACCGAGGTGGCGTCCATCCTGGTGCCCGCCGGTCCGGTGGTGCTCGGCGTCGAGATCGGCCCGCACCCACCGGAGGACTCGCGCACCGCACCCGACCTGCTCTCCTTCGGCGTGGAACTGCCCGACGGCGGCTTCACCCCGCTCGCCTCGCTGGACGGCCGCTACCTGTCCACCGAGGTGGCCGGCGGCTTCACCGGGCGGGTCATCGGGATGTACGCCGCAGCCGGCACCGTCCACTTCGACTGGTTCGACTACGAGCCCACGTCGGCCTCATGA